One genomic window of Vibrio ziniensis includes the following:
- a CDS encoding efflux transporter outer membrane subunit, with the protein MLHRYKYYTLALCVVLATGCVTRSEFPEPEVQVPQTWQSSQQSASAQSSSENSSPVISHWWTSFNDDQLNQLVEKVLATNSDLAIATLTLKQARLEANLAGRDLYPDLSGSVSADGSRYLDSGVSSESYQTGLSVSYEVDLWGKLSAAADESEWTALASLEEREATAQSLVATTAQLYWQIGYLNQRIELSNSDIADATDTLKQAQSQFSHGSVTRLNVLEAERSLAALEATHRDYLQQLTEAQNAFAILFDQAPQQMVKEIKALPEGALPEIASGVPADVLSRRPDIKQALYELKATFAAKDSADAAYFPTLTLTGALGGSSEQLRNLLSDPLGSIGADLTMPFLNWNTMQINQDIAQVKYESAIISYRKALYTAFQDVDNALSARENYQYQEEKLQKQYDSAAEAARIYASQYKYGAIDITTLLDAQDNERSAKASLLENRYNQLVNLTTIYQSLGGEDLVPLEESDNTEQ; encoded by the coding sequence ATGTTACATCGATACAAATATTATACTCTTGCACTATGTGTGGTGTTGGCAACGGGTTGCGTGACTCGCTCTGAATTTCCTGAACCGGAAGTGCAAGTTCCACAAACTTGGCAATCTTCGCAACAATCGGCGAGTGCACAGTCTTCTTCGGAAAACTCATCACCAGTAATCAGTCATTGGTGGACCAGTTTTAATGATGATCAGCTCAACCAATTGGTTGAGAAAGTTCTTGCGACCAACAGCGATTTAGCAATTGCTACACTGACACTTAAACAAGCTCGTTTAGAAGCCAATTTAGCTGGAAGAGATCTCTACCCTGACCTATCAGGTAGCGTTTCCGCTGATGGCTCACGCTATTTAGATAGCGGAGTTTCAAGTGAAAGTTATCAAACTGGTCTGTCAGTCAGTTACGAAGTAGACCTATGGGGCAAACTTTCAGCTGCCGCAGATGAGAGTGAATGGACAGCGCTTGCGAGCTTAGAAGAACGTGAAGCGACAGCCCAAAGTTTAGTTGCAACTACGGCGCAACTCTATTGGCAAATCGGCTATCTGAATCAGCGTATTGAACTCAGTAATAGTGATATTGCCGATGCAACGGATACCTTAAAGCAAGCACAGAGCCAATTCAGCCATGGTTCGGTGACTCGACTCAATGTATTGGAAGCTGAGCGTTCGCTTGCAGCTTTGGAAGCAACACATCGTGATTACTTGCAGCAGCTAACAGAGGCACAAAACGCTTTCGCTATCTTGTTTGACCAAGCGCCACAGCAAATGGTGAAAGAGATTAAAGCACTGCCAGAAGGCGCATTGCCAGAAATCGCATCAGGTGTACCTGCGGATGTTTTGAGCCGTCGTCCCGACATCAAACAAGCACTCTATGAGCTAAAAGCAACATTTGCAGCCAAAGATTCTGCCGATGCCGCTTACTTTCCAACGTTAACCTTAACAGGCGCGCTAGGTGGCTCATCTGAACAGCTGCGCAACTTACTGAGCGACCCATTGGGTTCAATTGGCGCTGATTTGACGATGCCGTTCCTCAACTGGAACACCATGCAGATCAATCAAGATATCGCGCAAGTGAAATACGAATCTGCGATCATTTCATACCGCAAAGCGCTCTATACCGCGTTTCAGGATGTGGATAATGCCCTATCTGCTCGTGAAAACTACCAGTATCAGGAAGAGAAACTTCAGAAACAGTATGACAGCGCAGCAGAAGCGGCTCGCATTTACGCCAGTCAGTATAAGTATGGTGCTATCGATATCACGACCTTGCTTGATGCTCAAGACAATGAGCGAAGTGCAAAAGCGTCACTGTTGGAAAACCGTTATAACCAGCTAGTCAATCTGACGACCATCTATCAAAGCCTTGGTGGTGAAGATTTGGTTCCGTTAGAGGAGTCTGATAACACCGAGCAATAG
- a CDS encoding efflux RND transporter periplasmic adaptor subunit, with protein MTIRITTKKVFGVLVLIASISGTGYYFYPKEAPPSFATETVHKGNIENTVLATGMLQASKLVAVGAQVSGQIQKLGVKLGDEIKQGELVAQIDSLTQQNSLKEANASLSSLKAQISAKQAQIRQAQSEYTRQKSMLADKASSQADYESAEATLAIYKAELEQIKAELEQAKISVDSAQIDLGYTTINAPMDGTVVYSAVEEGQTVNANQTTPTIIELAQLDRMTVKAQISEADVVNVKPGLPVYFTILGKPNHQYHATLRAIEPGPTLMDGDDSDLSVSNDEAIYYHGLFEVDNPDRTLRIGMTAQVSIVLNKAENALLVPAQVILKQPGRTPRYQVPVLVNGQQEMRDVTIGINNKIFAEVTSGLEEGDQIIVGTPSAGGTRSSRMGPPRMF; from the coding sequence ATGACTATACGTATCACAACTAAAAAAGTCTTCGGCGTGCTTGTCCTCATCGCTAGCATCAGTGGCACTGGTTACTACTTTTATCCCAAAGAAGCGCCACCAAGTTTCGCTACAGAAACCGTTCATAAAGGCAATATTGAAAACACTGTGCTTGCTACTGGTATGTTGCAAGCTTCAAAACTGGTTGCCGTCGGTGCCCAGGTTTCTGGTCAGATTCAAAAACTTGGCGTAAAGCTCGGTGATGAGATCAAACAAGGCGAATTAGTGGCTCAAATTGATAGCCTTACACAACAAAACAGCCTTAAAGAAGCTAACGCATCACTAAGCAGCCTGAAGGCGCAAATCAGCGCTAAGCAAGCGCAAATTCGTCAAGCTCAATCAGAATATACGCGTCAAAAATCAATGCTTGCAGATAAAGCGAGCTCACAAGCCGATTACGAATCTGCAGAAGCAACTCTAGCTATTTACAAAGCAGAACTTGAGCAAATCAAAGCGGAGCTAGAACAGGCGAAGATCAGTGTCGATAGCGCACAAATTGACCTTGGTTACACAACGATCAACGCTCCAATGGATGGCACAGTAGTTTATAGCGCGGTAGAAGAAGGCCAAACGGTTAACGCTAACCAAACTACCCCAACCATTATCGAACTGGCACAGCTTGACCGCATGACAGTAAAAGCACAGATTTCAGAAGCAGACGTCGTCAACGTTAAACCTGGGCTACCTGTTTATTTCACTATCTTAGGTAAACCAAACCACCAATACCACGCAACACTTAGAGCTATCGAACCGGGTCCAACACTTATGGATGGTGATGACAGCGATCTTTCCGTTAGTAACGACGAAGCTATTTATTACCACGGTCTGTTTGAAGTGGATAACCCAGACAGGACGCTACGTATCGGTATGACTGCGCAGGTATCGATTGTATTAAATAAAGCTGAAAACGCCCTTTTGGTACCAGCTCAAGTCATCCTCAAACAACCGGGCAGAACACCTCGTTATCAAGTTCCAGTATTGGTTAATGGTCAGCAAGAAATGCGTGATGTGACCATTGGTATCAACAACAAAATCTTTGCTGAAGTCACCAGTGGACTAGAAGAAGGCGATCAAATTATTGTTGGAACACCCAGTGCCGGTGGTACGCGTTCTAGCCGTATGGGTCCACCGAGGATGTTTTAA
- a CDS encoding L-serine ammonia-lyase, producing the protein MISVFDIYKIGIGPSSSHTVGPMKAGKQFIDDLSSMDKLQDITKITVDVYGSLSLTGKGHHTDIAIIMGLAGNTPEHVDIDSIPGFIANVQQTERLPVGTHNHTVAFPREDGMVFHRSFLSLHENGMSIHAWIGDDVVYSKTYYSIGGGFIVDEEHFGQKEQAKVAVPYPFNTAEELVNQCKESGLSISTLVMENERALHTDVEVKEYFANIWRTMQECMDRGMNTEGILPGPLRVPRRAAALRQQLLTSEKITNDPMAVVDWVNMYAFAVNEENAAGGRVVTAPTNGACGIIPAVLAYYDKFIQTVTEKDYTRYFAASGAIGGLYKQNASISGAEVGCQGEVGVACSMAAGGLAALLGGSPEQVCMAAEIAMEHNLGLTCDPVAGQVQVPCIERNGIAAVKAINSTRMAMRRSSAPRVSLDKVIETMLETGKDMNAKYRETSQGGLAVKVIC; encoded by the coding sequence ATGATTAGTGTGTTTGATATCTATAAAATTGGCATCGGTCCTTCGAGCTCACATACAGTTGGACCAATGAAAGCCGGTAAACAATTTATTGATGACTTAAGCTCAATGGATAAGCTACAAGACATCACTAAAATTACCGTTGACGTTTATGGATCATTATCGCTGACAGGGAAAGGTCACCATACAGATATTGCTATCATCATGGGTCTTGCGGGTAATACCCCTGAGCATGTTGATATCGACAGTATTCCAGGTTTTATTGCGAACGTTCAGCAAACTGAGCGTCTTCCTGTTGGTACGCACAATCATACTGTTGCTTTTCCACGTGAAGATGGAATGGTATTCCATAGAAGCTTTTTGTCATTACACGAGAACGGCATGTCAATTCATGCGTGGATCGGTGATGACGTTGTTTACAGCAAAACCTACTACTCTATCGGCGGCGGCTTCATTGTTGATGAAGAGCATTTCGGTCAGAAAGAGCAAGCTAAGGTTGCTGTACCTTATCCGTTTAATACAGCTGAAGAGCTGGTTAACCAGTGTAAAGAGAGCGGGCTTTCTATCAGCACACTAGTGATGGAAAACGAAAGAGCGCTTCACACTGATGTTGAAGTGAAAGAGTATTTCGCGAATATCTGGCGCACCATGCAGGAATGTATGGATCGTGGTATGAATACCGAAGGTATTTTACCAGGTCCACTACGTGTACCTCGTCGCGCTGCGGCACTTCGTCAACAACTTCTGACATCAGAAAAGATTACTAACGATCCAATGGCGGTTGTCGACTGGGTCAACATGTACGCATTCGCAGTGAATGAAGAAAACGCAGCGGGTGGACGTGTAGTTACTGCACCAACTAACGGTGCGTGTGGCATTATCCCTGCTGTACTTGCTTACTACGACAAGTTCATCCAGACAGTAACTGAAAAAGATTACACTCGTTACTTTGCCGCTTCTGGTGCAATCGGTGGTTTGTACAAGCAAAACGCTTCAATCTCTGGTGCTGAAGTAGGCTGCCAAGGCGAAGTGGGTGTTGCATGTTCTATGGCCGCAGGTGGTCTTGCTGCTCTGTTAGGCGGTAGCCCAGAGCAAGTGTGTATGGCAGCTGAAATTGCTATGGAACACAACTTAGGTCTAACGTGTGACCCTGTTGCAGGACAAGTGCAAGTACCATGTATTGAACGTAATGGTATTGCTGCTGTAAAAGCGATCAACTCTACCCGTATGGCAATGCGCCGTTCATCAGCGCCACGCGTTTCACTTGATAAAGTCATTGAAACTATGCTGGAAACCGGTAAAGACATGAACGCAAAATACCGTGAAACCTCACAAGGTGGTTTAGCGGTAAAAGTAATCTGTTAA
- a CDS encoding CoA pyrophosphatase: MKAKTPLTKTELIQRFQLHRTVDYHIESTRRFDKIPKDSLRKASVLIGFVQREHGLNIVLTKRAEHLKHHPGQISFPGGKYEESDHTLYRTAIREAEEEIGIAASDIETFGQLPEIITISKFSVTPIMAFINPDYQATIDPNEVEEVFEVPADHLLDKNKLYTGVFQVKSQPHRIFAIPYQRHFIWGMTAQIIQALQRHINIHHK; the protein is encoded by the coding sequence ATGAAAGCCAAAACACCGCTCACTAAAACGGAACTGATACAACGATTCCAACTTCATAGAACCGTTGACTATCATATTGAGTCCACGAGACGTTTTGACAAGATTCCTAAAGATTCGCTACGTAAAGCTTCAGTATTAATTGGCTTTGTTCAACGAGAACATGGTTTAAACATCGTGTTAACCAAACGAGCGGAGCACCTTAAACATCATCCGGGTCAAATCAGCTTTCCCGGTGGAAAGTACGAAGAGAGCGACCATACACTCTATCGAACCGCTATCCGAGAAGCAGAAGAAGAAATCGGCATCGCCGCTTCCGATATTGAAACCTTTGGGCAATTGCCTGAAATAATCACTATCAGTAAGTTTTCTGTGACACCGATTATGGCTTTCATTAATCCGGACTATCAGGCAACGATTGACCCGAATGAAGTTGAGGAAGTATTCGAAGTTCCGGCTGATCACTTACTCGACAAAAACAAACTCTACACCGGCGTTTTTCAGGTCAAAAGTCAACCACATAGAATATTTGCCATCCCCTATCAGCGACATTTCATTTGGGGAATGACGGCGCAAATCATTCAGGCTTTGCAACGTCACATCAATATCCATCACAAATAA
- a CDS encoding aromatic amino acid transport family protein, with protein MNTSIAIEKSEQSSNKWTYQDFAWTLSLFGTAVGAGVLFLPIKAGAGGFWPLVILALIAAPMTWFAHKSLARFVLSAKNPEADITDTVEEHFGKTGANLITFAYFFAIYPIVLIYGVGITNTVDSFLVNQIGMESVPRWLLSGLLIAAMTAGVVFGKELMLKATSAMVYPLVAILFALSFYLIPEWNSSMVEVTPEWSTMPSVIWLAIPIIVFSFNHSPVISQFSKEQRIKHGDNAVQKTDAVTGGAAMMLMGFVMFFVFSVVLSLSPEQLADAQAQNISVLSYLANIHESPLISYMGPLVAFAAITSSYFGHFLGAHEGLVGLIKSRSQTPVNKIEKASLLFIVITTWIVAIVNPSILGMIETMGAPMIAAILFLMPVFAMNKVPAMAKYKTSVPVQIFTVICGLAAVSSVIYGAF; from the coding sequence ATGAACACATCGATTGCTATCGAAAAATCAGAACAATCTTCTAATAAATGGACTTATCAAGATTTTGCATGGACTCTCTCACTTTTTGGTACAGCTGTAGGAGCAGGTGTACTATTTTTGCCAATCAAAGCGGGTGCGGGTGGTTTTTGGCCATTAGTTATTCTTGCTTTAATTGCGGCTCCAATGACTTGGTTTGCTCACAAGAGTTTGGCTCGTTTTGTACTATCAGCTAAAAACCCAGAAGCAGACATCACAGACACCGTTGAAGAACATTTCGGGAAAACTGGCGCAAACCTTATTACTTTCGCTTACTTCTTTGCCATTTACCCTATCGTTCTTATTTACGGCGTTGGTATTACCAACACAGTAGACTCATTCCTTGTAAACCAAATTGGCATGGAATCTGTGCCACGCTGGTTACTATCTGGCTTATTGATCGCAGCAATGACTGCTGGTGTGGTATTTGGTAAAGAGCTGATGCTGAAAGCAACTTCAGCAATGGTTTACCCACTTGTTGCAATTTTGTTTGCCCTCTCATTCTACCTAATTCCAGAATGGAACAGCTCAATGGTAGAAGTAACACCTGAGTGGTCTACAATGCCTTCTGTTATTTGGTTGGCAATTCCAATCATCGTTTTTTCATTCAACCACAGCCCTGTTATTTCACAATTCTCTAAAGAGCAACGAATTAAGCACGGTGACAATGCCGTTCAGAAAACTGACGCAGTTACTGGCGGCGCTGCAATGATGCTGATGGGTTTTGTAATGTTCTTTGTATTCTCTGTGGTTCTTTCTCTGTCTCCAGAGCAACTTGCAGACGCTCAGGCTCAGAACATTTCGGTACTTTCTTACCTAGCAAACATCCATGAGTCACCATTGATCTCATACATGGGTCCTCTGGTTGCGTTTGCTGCGATCACTTCAAGCTACTTCGGTCACTTCCTAGGTGCTCATGAAGGTCTTGTTGGTCTGATCAAATCGCGTTCACAAACACCAGTAAACAAAATTGAAAAAGCGTCTCTACTGTTCATCGTTATCACTACTTGGATCGTTGCTATTGTTAACCCAAGCATCCTTGGAATGATTGAAACAATGGGCGCACCAATGATTGCCGCTATCCTATTCTTAATGCCTGTATTTGCAATGAACAAAGTTCCTGCTATGGCGAAGTACAAGACTTCTGTTCCAGTGCAAATTTTCACAGTTATTTGTGGTCTTGCAGCCGTTAGTTCTGTAATCTACGGCGCGTTTTAA
- a CDS encoding MacB family efflux pump subunit: MSRPLLEISHIYRSFAAGDEELTVLKDVNLTIERGEMVAIVGTSGSGKSTLMNILGCLDQPSSGDYWINGRNTSQLNSDQLAELRREHFGFIFQRYHLLGDLTAVGNVEIPAIYAGSDKKARQERAEKLLTRLGLADRLDHKPNQLSGGQQQRVSVARALVNGGDVILADEPTGALDSKSGEEMMILLQELHQLGHTIIIVTHDLKVAQHADRIIEIKDGEILSDTVIKKELIAQNSDSVKPSPATDVLEKGRNLFDNLWEALKMALVAMSNHRLRTFLTMLGIIIGIASVVSVVALGNGSQKSILENISAMGTNTIDIMPGTGFGDRRSGRVRTLTAADAEALKNLQFIDSVTPTLSTSVTLKYGNQAVTASVQGVGPDYFRVRGYELADGQYWDDSSVSSMAQEAVIDNNTLKSLFPDQNPIGEVIFAGNLPVRIIGATKAKESAFGNSDSLNIWVPYTTVSARMVGQNYLNRISVRVDDNTPSEAAEQAIIQLLKMRHGTEDFFTINTDTIQQNITKTTATMTLLISAIAVISLVVGGIGVMNIMLVSVTERTREIGVRMAVGARQGDILRQFLIEAVLVCLCGGTIGIGMAYLIGVAFAAFGSSFTMIYSTTSIVSAFLCSTLIGVLFGYLPAKNAAQLNPIDALSRE, encoded by the coding sequence ATGTCTCGTCCATTACTTGAAATATCCCATATCTATCGCAGCTTTGCGGCGGGTGACGAAGAGTTAACAGTACTTAAAGACGTTAACCTAACCATTGAACGTGGTGAGATGGTTGCTATTGTCGGAACGTCTGGCTCTGGTAAGTCAACACTGATGAACATTCTTGGCTGCCTTGATCAACCAAGCAGCGGCGATTACTGGATTAACGGTCGAAATACATCACAACTCAACTCAGACCAACTGGCTGAGCTACGCCGTGAACATTTTGGCTTTATCTTCCAGCGCTACCATCTGCTTGGTGATTTAACCGCCGTTGGTAACGTTGAGATCCCCGCAATCTATGCGGGCAGTGATAAGAAAGCACGTCAAGAGCGCGCGGAAAAACTGCTTACTCGCCTTGGTCTTGCTGACCGTCTGGATCACAAACCGAACCAATTAAGTGGTGGTCAGCAGCAGCGTGTTTCCGTTGCTCGCGCATTAGTTAATGGTGGCGATGTGATACTGGCTGACGAACCAACAGGTGCACTTGATAGTAAAAGTGGCGAAGAGATGATGATCCTGCTGCAAGAGCTTCATCAGCTTGGTCACACTATCATCATCGTTACGCACGATTTGAAAGTCGCTCAACACGCAGATCGAATCATTGAAATCAAAGATGGTGAAATACTGAGTGACACCGTCATCAAAAAAGAACTTATTGCACAGAACAGCGATAGCGTAAAACCTTCTCCTGCTACAGATGTATTAGAAAAAGGTCGTAATCTATTCGATAACTTGTGGGAAGCGCTAAAAATGGCGTTGGTAGCCATGTCTAACCACAGGCTCAGAACTTTCCTGACCATGCTAGGCATCATTATCGGTATCGCATCGGTTGTTTCAGTAGTCGCTCTGGGTAATGGTTCGCAGAAATCGATTCTCGAAAACATCTCAGCAATGGGTACAAACACGATTGACATTATGCCGGGGACTGGTTTTGGTGACCGACGCTCAGGGAGGGTGAGAACCTTAACCGCAGCCGACGCTGAAGCGCTAAAGAACTTACAGTTTATTGATAGCGTAACACCAACACTGAGTACGTCTGTGACTTTGAAATATGGAAACCAAGCCGTGACAGCTTCAGTACAAGGCGTGGGACCGGATTATTTCCGTGTGCGCGGCTATGAATTGGCGGATGGTCAATATTGGGATGATTCCAGCGTGTCTTCTATGGCTCAAGAAGCGGTGATTGATAACAATACCCTCAAATCATTGTTTCCTGATCAAAACCCGATTGGTGAAGTGATTTTCGCAGGTAATCTGCCTGTCCGAATCATAGGTGCAACCAAAGCGAAAGAGAGTGCATTTGGTAATAGTGATTCGCTCAATATTTGGGTTCCGTACACCACGGTCAGTGCACGCATGGTTGGGCAGAACTATCTAAACCGAATATCAGTACGTGTCGATGACAACACGCCAAGCGAAGCCGCTGAACAAGCAATTATTCAGTTGTTAAAAATGCGCCACGGTACTGAAGATTTCTTTACGATTAACACAGATACCATTCAGCAAAACATTACCAAAACGACAGCAACTATGACCTTGCTGATCTCAGCTATTGCGGTAATTTCTCTAGTCGTTGGAGGTATTGGTGTTATGAACATCATGCTGGTTTCTGTAACCGAGCGTACCCGTGAAATCGGGGTTCGTATGGCGGTTGGTGCAAGGCAAGGTGACATTCTTCGCCAGTTCTTAATTGAAGCAGTGTTAGTCTGTTTGTGTGGCGGCACCATTGGTATTGGCATGGCTTATTTAATTGGCGTCGCATTCGCCGCGTTTGGCAGTAGTTTTACTATGATTTATTCCACAACATCGATCGTTTCAGCATTCTTGTGCTCCACCCTCATTGGTGTACTGTTTGGCTATCTTCCAGCGAAGAATGCCGCCCAGTTAAACCCAATTGACGCGTTATCTAGGGAGTAA
- the pabB gene encoding aminodeoxychorismate synthase component 1, with protein sequence MKNNEQKSIQSKALTYHADIANQLFATVENHPWAMLLRSASKKHIDSRFDILVANPIVTLTTFGEETIVSEPSGITSSLEDPFALIAELQAQYLPSQGYSETIPFVGGAVGYFAYDLGRRVEKLPVTAQHDINMPDMAVGLYEWAIVVDHHSKTAQWIGINLEQAEQWLNVQSQQSLNNEEFALTTPWQSNMTQESYAHKFAQVQEYLKSGDCYQINLAQRFEAHYQGSEWHAYQKLERYNQAPFSAFIHTQQGAILSVSPERFLQLRGTEIETKPIKGTRPRSEDKIQDEAYATELANAEKDQAENLMIVDLLRNDIGRVAAPGSVHVPKLFDIESFPAVHHLVSTIRAQLDSQYSACDLLKAGFPGGSITGAPKVRAMEIIEELEPHRRSAYCGSIGYISRHGQMDTSITIRTLVAHENKIYAWAGGGVVADSQCESEFQETLDKLSRILPILER encoded by the coding sequence ATGAAGAACAACGAACAAAAAAGCATTCAGTCAAAAGCACTTACCTATCATGCGGATATTGCAAACCAACTGTTTGCGACAGTGGAAAACCACCCTTGGGCCATGCTGTTACGCTCTGCTTCAAAGAAACATATTGATAGCCGTTTCGACATTTTGGTGGCCAACCCAATTGTTACTCTTACCACCTTTGGTGAAGAAACGATTGTCAGTGAGCCTTCAGGCATTACATCCTCATTGGAAGATCCTTTTGCCTTAATCGCAGAGCTACAAGCACAGTACCTTCCAAGTCAAGGCTACAGTGAAACTATTCCATTTGTTGGCGGCGCTGTCGGCTATTTTGCTTACGATTTGGGGCGCCGCGTTGAAAAACTCCCTGTTACGGCTCAGCACGACATTAATATGCCTGATATGGCGGTTGGTCTTTATGAGTGGGCTATTGTGGTTGATCACCATAGTAAAACGGCTCAGTGGATCGGTATTAACTTAGAACAAGCCGAGCAATGGTTGAACGTACAGAGTCAACAATCTCTTAATAATGAAGAATTTGCGTTAACCACACCTTGGCAATCCAACATGACTCAAGAGAGTTACGCGCACAAATTTGCTCAGGTTCAGGAATATTTAAAATCGGGTGATTGCTACCAAATCAATTTGGCACAACGCTTTGAAGCGCACTATCAAGGCTCTGAATGGCATGCTTATCAAAAGCTTGAGCGCTACAATCAAGCGCCATTTTCAGCCTTTATCCACACACAACAAGGCGCGATTCTCAGTGTTTCCCCTGAACGTTTCTTGCAGCTAAGAGGTACGGAAATAGAAACCAAGCCAATCAAAGGAACTCGACCAAGAAGCGAAGATAAGATTCAAGATGAAGCTTATGCAACTGAACTGGCGAATGCTGAAAAGGATCAGGCTGAAAACCTGATGATTGTAGATCTGCTGCGTAACGATATTGGTCGTGTTGCGGCTCCCGGCTCAGTTCATGTGCCTAAATTGTTTGATATTGAAAGCTTCCCTGCAGTGCATCACCTTGTGAGCACTATTCGTGCGCAGTTAGACAGCCAATATTCTGCCTGCGATTTATTGAAAGCAGGTTTTCCCGGTGGTTCAATCACTGGCGCACCGAAAGTACGAGCTATGGAGATTATTGAAGAGCTCGAACCTCACCGTCGCAGCGCTTACTGTGGTTCTATTGGATATATCAGCCGTCATGGTCAAATGGATACCAGCATTACTATTCGTACGCTTGTTGCCCATGAAAACAAAATCTACGCTTGGGCTGGTGGAGGCGTGGTGGCTGACAGTCAATGTGAATCAGAATTTCAGGAAACATTGGACAAACTGAGCAGAATTTTGCCTATATTAGAAAGATAA
- the fdhD gene encoding formate dehydrogenase accessory sulfurtransferase FdhD yields MSCTINTDTFIELHDFNQAPPAPNSLRYRELTGESEILDTPLASESALAISYNGINQAVMMVTPGHLEDFVRGFSLSAGIVTSFGEIKDIEIGGQGESHFAEVEISNRAFWNLKHQRRHMAGTTGCGICGVEALEQALPDLRPLVPTLPPSSLVFNGLREKISQHQQAAKISGALHAALFANAKGEIVLCREDIGRHNALDKLIGAMASEQINPKSGFAIVTSRCSLELIHKAVRAEIATLVCLSAPTSLTVEWARRNHLNLIHLPHSGSPRLYSPTP; encoded by the coding sequence ATGAGCTGTACCATAAACACAGATACTTTTATCGAGCTGCATGATTTCAACCAAGCACCACCAGCCCCGAATTCACTTCGCTATCGAGAGTTAACCGGCGAAAGTGAAATATTGGATACCCCGTTAGCCAGTGAATCTGCGTTAGCGATCAGTTACAACGGTATTAACCAAGCGGTGATGATGGTTACTCCAGGGCATCTCGAGGATTTCGTGCGAGGATTCAGTCTTAGCGCAGGGATTGTCACCAGTTTTGGTGAAATTAAAGACATTGAGATCGGGGGGCAAGGTGAGTCTCATTTTGCTGAAGTTGAAATCAGTAATCGCGCCTTCTGGAACTTGAAACATCAACGTCGCCATATGGCCGGCACCACTGGCTGTGGTATCTGCGGCGTTGAAGCTTTAGAGCAAGCTTTACCCGATTTGCGTCCACTTGTCCCAACATTGCCACCAAGCTCTTTAGTTTTTAACGGACTGAGAGAGAAAATTTCCCAACATCAACAAGCGGCTAAAATCTCAGGTGCTTTGCACGCGGCGTTATTTGCCAATGCAAAAGGAGAGATAGTGCTTTGCAGAGAAGACATTGGTCGACACAACGCTTTAGACAAGTTGATTGGAGCGATGGCATCCGAGCAGATAAACCCTAAAAGTGGTTTTGCCATTGTGACGAGTCGTTGCAGTTTAGAACTCATTCATAAAGCGGTAAGAGCAGAGATCGCGACATTGGTGTGTTTGTCTGCTCCAACGTCGTTAACGGTGGAGTGGGCAAGGAGAAATCATCTTAACCTGATTCATCTGCCTCACAGTGGTTCTCCAAGGCTGTATAGCCCTACACCTTAA